The proteins below are encoded in one region of Coleofasciculus chthonoplastes PCC 7420:
- a CDS encoding ribosomal maturation YjgA family protein has product MKYRIILLISIILIAPLGYAVRFYAPAPEWLNDRLGSFAYEIFWILLVGLFFPQASPLWTAIGVCIVTCLLEVLQLWQPPFLQAIRATLLGRVILGNTFTWSDFPAYFIGSFLGWVWMRSAWVYSRQSHRHSKS; this is encoded by the coding sequence AGCATTATCCTGATTGCTCCTTTGGGGTATGCAGTACGGTTTTACGCACCTGCACCGGAATGGCTGAATGACCGACTGGGTAGCTTTGCTTATGAGATTTTCTGGATTCTCTTGGTTGGGCTTTTCTTTCCCCAAGCGTCACCCCTGTGGACAGCAATAGGGGTTTGTATTGTTACTTGTCTGTTGGAGGTTCTGCAACTATGGCAACCTCCATTTTTGCAGGCAATCCGAGCCACGTTACTGGGTCGGGTTATCTTGGGGAATACCTTTACCTGGTCAGATTTTCCCGCTTATTTTATCGGAAGTTTTCTGGGTTGGGTCTGGATGCGATCGGCTTGGGTCTACTCACGTCAGTCACATCGCCACAGTAAATCATAA